Proteins encoded within one genomic window of Augochlora pura isolate Apur16 chromosome 11, APUR_v2.2.1, whole genome shotgun sequence:
- the Ptp69d gene encoding protein tyrosine phosphatase 69D isoform X1: protein MFPRSGRPMSSIRLTVLCFFVLVVAGHDEPGLEKIEATERINENPSTLEITASQDLEGIEAGSTPSLICKLNVLGQIWWTRNGKNLTTIKDYDAGGRVDIKQASRNDTGNYTCVAQTMDGKLLEKKVHIRVIEPGRITPEDDIRAKVSESTNLTCHMYGYPLSQFSWTKKNDSENAEYLKDFMTVTQINETYVILTLEFTNLDHKDNGTYICKARDYNSEISAQRHLFVIDVPQVSIDFMKAVGAGSVFLNWTVNDGNEPIKAYFIKHMKNGTDQAQYYVEQIGGGMSSYVLKGFQSGTAYQFGIAATNAVGQSQGGLDPRWITTLEKDPIFVPKVSVNGVTENSITLRWTVPPPDLREHVHYYNLMVTHEEQKKEAVYPAEAFAVYAFVDLNPATMYKFKIAACSEYTKECGNWSVEVNGTTLDGVASPPRNISVNCKFNNLSSSSFISITWVHPEKPNGQITRYNIKLEGSARFKNEMGVLDTHNWGPQTWSVYMRNSTDYNQIPANTNYTVYVHGVTRSRTPGKDAVGNCTTAVTIPDRDSLNMRSWRKIENEGKQLFKLHLPRISERNGPICCYRVYLVKLAPQKSVTDLPPPEEIGVYSYQYAHSSPSGGAYIAETFDSNRLVSEIFLGDGESYNRSSMCDKCIGLRPKAAPPVLQFVPEDQTTVASVNTTPVATTTPVTTTAALTTTTTTSTTTTTTTTAPTTTTTTTTTTTTRTTTAAPTTTVVPTKIETTTPTIENKNRTENIARRKRDNVVTHKIKTVDGTTEVQFLTPQDGFLDEDANYTGFIEVIVLGNKEDQFLPAYSNYFTPLYGGLDPKAGDSSEVNTLSVILQISVALMLIIIILLIALCILHRYTKRAQQRGEEIITLRNSFRHLCRSLRGRHQLVAASPPDMPPIPKSELLQAYLERHRDSDYDFLEEFQLLPDEFTDRTTRASEARENLYKNRYPDIKCYDQTRVRLAQVDGIAGSDYINANFVLGYKERKKFICAQGPMENTVCDYWRMIWEQHLELILMLTNLEEYSKTKCAKYWPDKGETKNFGDITVEHIRERAYSDYVVRELKMTRLGERDARTIVQYHFLVWKDFTAPEHPHAVLRFIKRVNEAYSLEKGPILVHCSAGVGRTGTLVALDSLLQQLAEEGQVSIFNTVCDLRHQRNFLVQSLKQYIFIYRALMEMAQYGDTEIPTSQLKATIAKLRERDNGKEKFRMEEEYDKINSMLEDRKSFSVGGGEENKSKNRSELIIPYDRNRVILTPVPGREHSTYINASFIEGYDNSESFVITQDPLETTIADFWRMISEQCISTIVMLSDLNEGPRKCPRYWPDDDAVYDHIRVRYIQSESCPYYTRREFCVSNTKTDENVVVTQYQYHGWPTVEGEVPEVTRGLIELVNQTLTSDTESSGSLVVHCSFGSDRSSMFVALSILVQQLRTEKRVDIFTTTKKLRSQRHGMISTFAQYEFLHRAIMNYSDLHNLADDEPTS, encoded by the exons ATGTTTCCCCGAAGTGGTCGACCGATGTCGAGTATTCGTTTGACGGTGCTCTGCTTTTTCGTACTCGTCGTCGCCGGCCATGACGAACCCG gtCTGGAGAAAATAGAAGCTACTGAacgtataaatgaaaatcccTCAACCTTAGAAATCACAGCATCTCAAGATTTAGAAGGTATAGAGGCTGGTAGCACACCTTCCTTAATATGTAAACTCAATGTATTGGGTCAGATATGGTGGACCCGCAATGGAAAGAATCTAACAACTATCAAGGACTATGATGCTGGAGGGCGTGTGGATATTAAACAAGCTAGCAGAAATGACACAGGGAATTACACATGCGTGGCACAAACTATGGATGGGAAACTATTAGAGAAGAAAGTTCATATCAGAGTCATTG agccAGGTAGAATTACACCAGAAGATGATATCAGGGCAAAAGTATCAGAATCTACCAACTTGACTTGCCACATGTATGGTTATCCATTATCCCAGTTCTCTTGGACAAAGAAAAACGATTCGGAAAACGCGGAATACTTAAAAGACTTCATGACTGTAACTCAAATAAACGAGACCTATGTTATACTGACTTTAGAGTTCACAAACCTGGATCACAAAGATAATGGCACCTATATTTGTAAAGCACGCGATTACAATAGCGAGATCAGTGCACAAAGACACCTTTTTGTGATCGATGTGCCGCAAGTCAGCATTGATTTTATGAAAGCCGTTGGCGCTGGAAGTGTTTTTCTTAATTGGACTGTGAACGATGGAAATGAACCGATTAAAGCGTATTTCATCAAACACATGAAAAACGGTACCGATCAGGCTCAATATTACGTTGAACAAATCGGTGGTGGAATGTCGAGTTATGTTTTAAAAGGATTCCAAAGCGGGACGGCGTATCAATTTGGAATTGCAGCGACAAACGCTGTGGGTCAATCGCAGGGTGGTCTTGATCCACGATGGATCACTACTCTTGAGAAAG atCCCATATTCGTGCCAAAAGTCTCCGTGAACGGTGTCACGGAAAATTCGATTACGTTACGTTGGACCGTCCCGCCGCCAGATTTAAGAGAGCACgtgcattattataatttaatggtTACACATGAAGAGCAAAAGAAAGAAGCTGTATATCCAGCAGAAGCATTCGCTGTGTACGCGTTCGTAGATCTTAATCCTGCCACCAtgtataaattcaaaattgcCGCATGTAGCGAGTACACGAAAGAATGCGGGAACTGGAGTGTCGAGGTGAATGGAACTACTCTAGACGGAG TGGCTAGCCCGCCTCGGAATATATCTGTCAACTGCAAGTTCAATAACTTAAGTAGCTCTAGTTTCATCTCCATCACATGGGTTCATCCGGAGAAACCAAACGGACAGATCACTCGTTACAATATCAAATTGGAGGGTAGTGCCAGGTTTAAAAATGAGATGGGTGTGTTGGATACCCATAATTGGGGCCCGCAGACTTGGAGCGTCTATATGCGGAATAGTACAGATTATAATCAGATCCCAGCCAACACTAATTACACG gTTTACGTGCACGGTGTGACAAGGTCTCGTACACCTGGAAAGGACGCTGTGGGCAATTGCACGACAGCGGTTACCATTCCGGACAGAGATAGCCTAAACATGCGATCTTGGCGAAAGATTGAGAATGAGGGTAAGCAGCTATTCAAGCTGCACCTCCCGCGCATTAGCGAGAGAAATGGACCCATATGTTGCTATCGAGTTTATCTAGTTAAATTGGCACCGCAGAAAAGTGTGACAGACTTACCGCCTCCCGAGGAAATCGGCGTATATTCATACCAGTATGCCCACAGCTCGCCTTCCGGCGGTGCTTATATTGCCGAAACGTTTGACAGTAATCGATTAGTATCAGAGATCTTCCTTGGTGATGGCGAATCGTACAATCGTAGTTCTATGTGCGACAAATGCATTGGACTGCGGCCAAAAGCCGCTCCGCCGGTATTGCAGTTTGTCCCTGAAGATCAGACAACCGTAGCGTCAGTCAACACAACCCCAGTGGCAACCACAACACCGGTGACAACTACAGCAGCGTTAACCACTACCACTACAACTTCTACCACAACCACAACTACTACAACTGCCCCTACGACTACTACCACAACCACGACCACCACCACTACCAGAACTACAACTGCTGCTCCGACTACGACTGTTGTACCTACAAAAATAGAGACAACTACACCAACTATAGAGAACAAAAACCGGACAGAAAATATAGCAAGGAGGAAGAGGGACAATGTGGTCACTCATAAAATAAAGACCGTCGATGGTACAACTGAAGTACAATTTCTTACTCCACAGGATGGCTTTCTGGATGAGGATGCTAATTACACTGGATTCATTGAAGTCATCG tgcTCGGGAACAAAGAGGATCAGTTTCTGCCAGCCTACAGCAACTACTTCACTCCCCTTTACGGAGGTTTGGATCCCAAAGCTGGAGATTCATCGGAAGTGAACACTCTCAGCGTGATTCTACAAATCTCTGTCGCGCTCATGCTAATCATCATCATCCTTCTCATCGCGCTTTGTATATTACATAGGTATACGAAGCGGGCGCAACAGAGAGGCGAAGAGATAATCACGCTGAGAAATAGTTTCAG GCATCTGTGCAGGAGTCTTAGGGGAAGGCATCAACTCGTTGCTGCAAGTCCACCGGACATGCCTCCGATTCCCAAAAGCGAGCTTCTACAGGCTTACCTCGAGCGACATCGTGATTCCGACTACGACTTTCTCGAAGAATTTCAACTACTGCCCGACGAGTTCACCGACCGTACCACCAGGGCTTCCGAGGCTCGCGAGAATCTGTACAAGAATCGTTATCCGGATATTAAATGTTACGATCAGACCAGGGTGCGTCTAGCGCAAGTGGACGGCATCGCTGGGTCTGACTACATCAACGCCAACTTCGTTCTCGGTTACAAAGAGCGCAAGAAATTTATCTGTGCTCAGGGCCCGATGGAGAACACTGTCTGCGATTACTGGAGAATGATTTGGGAGCAACATTTGGAGCTGATACTCATGTTAACGAACTTAGAAGAATATTCGAAAACGAAATGCGCTAAATACTGGCCAGACAAAGGCGAGACCAAGAACTTTGGAGATATCACGGTTGAACACATTAGAGAAAGGGCTTACTCCGATTACGTTGTTAGAGAGTTAAAGATGACGCGACTGGGTGAACGGGATGCTCGCACGATCGTTCAGTATCATTTCTTGGTTTGGAAGGATTTCACGGCTCCGGAACACCCGCACGCGGTGTTGAGGTTCATAAAAAGAGTGAACGAGGCCTACTCTCTGGAGAAGGGACCGATTTTGGTGCACTGCAGTGCTGGTGTAGGACGAACTGGGACACTAGTAGCGCTGGATTCTCTATTGCAGCAGCTGGCCGAGGAAGGTCAGGTGTCAATATTCAACACAGTGTGCGACCTGAGACACCAGAGGAATTTCTTAGTGCAATCGCTGAAAcagtatattttcatttaccgCGCATTGATGGAGATGGCTCAGTATGGGGACACCGAGATTCCGACTTCGCAGCTGAAGGCTACCATCGCTAAACTACGAGAGAGGGACAATGGTAAAGAGAAATTTAGAATGGAGGAGGAGTACGAT AAAATCAATTCCATGTTGGAGGATAGAAAATCCTTTTCGGTAGGTGGCGGAGAAGAAAATAAGAGCAAGAACAGGAGCGAGCTGATAATACCGTATGATAGAAACAGAGTAATTCTTACGCCTGTTCCTGGTAGAGAGCACTCTACGTACATAAACGCCTCATTCATCGAAGGCTATGACAATTCAGAGTCGTTTGTCATCACCCAGGATCCATTGGAGACTACTATAGCAGACTTCTGGCGTATGATTTCCGAACAGTGTATTTCCACGATAGTAATGCTGTCCGAT TTGAACGAGGGTCCTCGGAAGTGTCCACGGTACTGGCCAGACGATGACGCCGTCTACGACCACATAAGAGTCAGATACATTCAAAGCGAGAGCTGTCCTTATTACACTCGCCGCGAGTTCTGCGTTTCTAATACGAAGACCGACGAAAACGTCGTCGTGACACAATACCAGTACCATGGATGGCCGACAGTCGAGGGAGAAGTACCTGAAGTCACCCGCGGTCTCATAGAATTAGTGAACCAGACTCTGACAAGCGACACAGAGTCGAGCGGGTCGTTGGTCGTTCACTGTAGCTTTGGATCCGACAGGAGTTCTATGTTCGTCGCTCTTAGCATATTGGTGCAGCAGCTGCGGACCGAGAAACGCGTGGACATCTttacgacgacgaagaagctGCGCTCGCAAAGACACGGCATGATCAGCACTTTT gCACAATACGAGTTTCTCCATCGTGCTATAATGAATTACTCGGATCTGCACAATCTGGCTGACGACGAGCCAACGTCTTAA
- the Ptp69d gene encoding protein tyrosine phosphatase 69D isoform X2, whose protein sequence is MFPRSGRPMSSIRLTVLCFFVLVVAGHDEPGLEKIEATERINENPSTLEITASQDLEGIEAGSTPSLICKLNVLGQIWWTRNGKNLTTIKDYDAGGRVDIKQASRNDTGNYTCVAQTMDGKLLEKKVHIRVIEPGRITPEDDIRAKVSESTNLTCHMYGYPLSQFSWTKKNDSENAEYLKDFMTVTQINETYVILTLEFTNLDHKDNGTYICKARDYNSEISAQRHLFVIDVPQVSIDFMKAVGAGSVFLNWTVNDGNEPIKAYFIKHMKNGTDQAQYYVEQIGGGMSSYVLKGFQSGTAYQFGIAATNAVGQSQGGLDPRWITTLEKDPIFVPKVSVNGVTENSITLRWTVPPPDLREHVHYYNLMVTHEEQKKEAVYPAEAFAVYAFVDLNPATMYKFKIAACSEYTKECGNWSVEVNGTTLDGVASPPRNISVNCKFNNLSSSSFISITWVHPEKPNGQITRYNIKLEGSARFKNEMGVLDTHNWGPQTWSVYMRNSTDYNQIPANTNYTVYVHGVTRSRTPGKDAVGNCTTAVTIPDRDSLNMRSWRKIENEGKQLFKLHLPRISERNGPICCYRVYLVKLAPQKSVTDLPPPEEIGVYSYQYAHSSPSGGAYIAETFDSNRLVSEIFLGDGESYNRSSMCDKCIGLRPKAAPPVLQFVPEDQTTVASVNTTPVATTTPVTTTAALTTTTTTSTTTTTTTTAPTTTTTTTTTTTTRTTTAAPTTTVVPTKIETTTPTIENKNRTENIARRKRDNVVTHKIKTVDGTTEVQFLTPQDGFLDEDANYTGFIEVIVLGNKEDQFLPAYSNYFTPLYGGLDPKAGDSSEVNTLSVILQISVALMLIIIILLIALCILHRYTKRAQQRGEEIITLRNSFRSLRGRHQLVAASPPDMPPIPKSELLQAYLERHRDSDYDFLEEFQLLPDEFTDRTTRASEARENLYKNRYPDIKCYDQTRVRLAQVDGIAGSDYINANFVLGYKERKKFICAQGPMENTVCDYWRMIWEQHLELILMLTNLEEYSKTKCAKYWPDKGETKNFGDITVEHIRERAYSDYVVRELKMTRLGERDARTIVQYHFLVWKDFTAPEHPHAVLRFIKRVNEAYSLEKGPILVHCSAGVGRTGTLVALDSLLQQLAEEGQVSIFNTVCDLRHQRNFLVQSLKQYIFIYRALMEMAQYGDTEIPTSQLKATIAKLRERDNGKEKFRMEEEYDKINSMLEDRKSFSVGGGEENKSKNRSELIIPYDRNRVILTPVPGREHSTYINASFIEGYDNSESFVITQDPLETTIADFWRMISEQCISTIVMLSDLNEGPRKCPRYWPDDDAVYDHIRVRYIQSESCPYYTRREFCVSNTKTDENVVVTQYQYHGWPTVEGEVPEVTRGLIELVNQTLTSDTESSGSLVVHCSFGSDRSSMFVALSILVQQLRTEKRVDIFTTTKKLRSQRHGMISTFAQYEFLHRAIMNYSDLHNLADDEPTS, encoded by the exons ATGTTTCCCCGAAGTGGTCGACCGATGTCGAGTATTCGTTTGACGGTGCTCTGCTTTTTCGTACTCGTCGTCGCCGGCCATGACGAACCCG gtCTGGAGAAAATAGAAGCTACTGAacgtataaatgaaaatcccTCAACCTTAGAAATCACAGCATCTCAAGATTTAGAAGGTATAGAGGCTGGTAGCACACCTTCCTTAATATGTAAACTCAATGTATTGGGTCAGATATGGTGGACCCGCAATGGAAAGAATCTAACAACTATCAAGGACTATGATGCTGGAGGGCGTGTGGATATTAAACAAGCTAGCAGAAATGACACAGGGAATTACACATGCGTGGCACAAACTATGGATGGGAAACTATTAGAGAAGAAAGTTCATATCAGAGTCATTG agccAGGTAGAATTACACCAGAAGATGATATCAGGGCAAAAGTATCAGAATCTACCAACTTGACTTGCCACATGTATGGTTATCCATTATCCCAGTTCTCTTGGACAAAGAAAAACGATTCGGAAAACGCGGAATACTTAAAAGACTTCATGACTGTAACTCAAATAAACGAGACCTATGTTATACTGACTTTAGAGTTCACAAACCTGGATCACAAAGATAATGGCACCTATATTTGTAAAGCACGCGATTACAATAGCGAGATCAGTGCACAAAGACACCTTTTTGTGATCGATGTGCCGCAAGTCAGCATTGATTTTATGAAAGCCGTTGGCGCTGGAAGTGTTTTTCTTAATTGGACTGTGAACGATGGAAATGAACCGATTAAAGCGTATTTCATCAAACACATGAAAAACGGTACCGATCAGGCTCAATATTACGTTGAACAAATCGGTGGTGGAATGTCGAGTTATGTTTTAAAAGGATTCCAAAGCGGGACGGCGTATCAATTTGGAATTGCAGCGACAAACGCTGTGGGTCAATCGCAGGGTGGTCTTGATCCACGATGGATCACTACTCTTGAGAAAG atCCCATATTCGTGCCAAAAGTCTCCGTGAACGGTGTCACGGAAAATTCGATTACGTTACGTTGGACCGTCCCGCCGCCAGATTTAAGAGAGCACgtgcattattataatttaatggtTACACATGAAGAGCAAAAGAAAGAAGCTGTATATCCAGCAGAAGCATTCGCTGTGTACGCGTTCGTAGATCTTAATCCTGCCACCAtgtataaattcaaaattgcCGCATGTAGCGAGTACACGAAAGAATGCGGGAACTGGAGTGTCGAGGTGAATGGAACTACTCTAGACGGAG TGGCTAGCCCGCCTCGGAATATATCTGTCAACTGCAAGTTCAATAACTTAAGTAGCTCTAGTTTCATCTCCATCACATGGGTTCATCCGGAGAAACCAAACGGACAGATCACTCGTTACAATATCAAATTGGAGGGTAGTGCCAGGTTTAAAAATGAGATGGGTGTGTTGGATACCCATAATTGGGGCCCGCAGACTTGGAGCGTCTATATGCGGAATAGTACAGATTATAATCAGATCCCAGCCAACACTAATTACACG gTTTACGTGCACGGTGTGACAAGGTCTCGTACACCTGGAAAGGACGCTGTGGGCAATTGCACGACAGCGGTTACCATTCCGGACAGAGATAGCCTAAACATGCGATCTTGGCGAAAGATTGAGAATGAGGGTAAGCAGCTATTCAAGCTGCACCTCCCGCGCATTAGCGAGAGAAATGGACCCATATGTTGCTATCGAGTTTATCTAGTTAAATTGGCACCGCAGAAAAGTGTGACAGACTTACCGCCTCCCGAGGAAATCGGCGTATATTCATACCAGTATGCCCACAGCTCGCCTTCCGGCGGTGCTTATATTGCCGAAACGTTTGACAGTAATCGATTAGTATCAGAGATCTTCCTTGGTGATGGCGAATCGTACAATCGTAGTTCTATGTGCGACAAATGCATTGGACTGCGGCCAAAAGCCGCTCCGCCGGTATTGCAGTTTGTCCCTGAAGATCAGACAACCGTAGCGTCAGTCAACACAACCCCAGTGGCAACCACAACACCGGTGACAACTACAGCAGCGTTAACCACTACCACTACAACTTCTACCACAACCACAACTACTACAACTGCCCCTACGACTACTACCACAACCACGACCACCACCACTACCAGAACTACAACTGCTGCTCCGACTACGACTGTTGTACCTACAAAAATAGAGACAACTACACCAACTATAGAGAACAAAAACCGGACAGAAAATATAGCAAGGAGGAAGAGGGACAATGTGGTCACTCATAAAATAAAGACCGTCGATGGTACAACTGAAGTACAATTTCTTACTCCACAGGATGGCTTTCTGGATGAGGATGCTAATTACACTGGATTCATTGAAGTCATCG tgcTCGGGAACAAAGAGGATCAGTTTCTGCCAGCCTACAGCAACTACTTCACTCCCCTTTACGGAGGTTTGGATCCCAAAGCTGGAGATTCATCGGAAGTGAACACTCTCAGCGTGATTCTACAAATCTCTGTCGCGCTCATGCTAATCATCATCATCCTTCTCATCGCGCTTTGTATATTACATAGGTATACGAAGCGGGCGCAACAGAGAGGCGAAGAGATAATCACGCTGAGAAATAGTTTCAG GAGTCTTAGGGGAAGGCATCAACTCGTTGCTGCAAGTCCACCGGACATGCCTCCGATTCCCAAAAGCGAGCTTCTACAGGCTTACCTCGAGCGACATCGTGATTCCGACTACGACTTTCTCGAAGAATTTCAACTACTGCCCGACGAGTTCACCGACCGTACCACCAGGGCTTCCGAGGCTCGCGAGAATCTGTACAAGAATCGTTATCCGGATATTAAATGTTACGATCAGACCAGGGTGCGTCTAGCGCAAGTGGACGGCATCGCTGGGTCTGACTACATCAACGCCAACTTCGTTCTCGGTTACAAAGAGCGCAAGAAATTTATCTGTGCTCAGGGCCCGATGGAGAACACTGTCTGCGATTACTGGAGAATGATTTGGGAGCAACATTTGGAGCTGATACTCATGTTAACGAACTTAGAAGAATATTCGAAAACGAAATGCGCTAAATACTGGCCAGACAAAGGCGAGACCAAGAACTTTGGAGATATCACGGTTGAACACATTAGAGAAAGGGCTTACTCCGATTACGTTGTTAGAGAGTTAAAGATGACGCGACTGGGTGAACGGGATGCTCGCACGATCGTTCAGTATCATTTCTTGGTTTGGAAGGATTTCACGGCTCCGGAACACCCGCACGCGGTGTTGAGGTTCATAAAAAGAGTGAACGAGGCCTACTCTCTGGAGAAGGGACCGATTTTGGTGCACTGCAGTGCTGGTGTAGGACGAACTGGGACACTAGTAGCGCTGGATTCTCTATTGCAGCAGCTGGCCGAGGAAGGTCAGGTGTCAATATTCAACACAGTGTGCGACCTGAGACACCAGAGGAATTTCTTAGTGCAATCGCTGAAAcagtatattttcatttaccgCGCATTGATGGAGATGGCTCAGTATGGGGACACCGAGATTCCGACTTCGCAGCTGAAGGCTACCATCGCTAAACTACGAGAGAGGGACAATGGTAAAGAGAAATTTAGAATGGAGGAGGAGTACGAT AAAATCAATTCCATGTTGGAGGATAGAAAATCCTTTTCGGTAGGTGGCGGAGAAGAAAATAAGAGCAAGAACAGGAGCGAGCTGATAATACCGTATGATAGAAACAGAGTAATTCTTACGCCTGTTCCTGGTAGAGAGCACTCTACGTACATAAACGCCTCATTCATCGAAGGCTATGACAATTCAGAGTCGTTTGTCATCACCCAGGATCCATTGGAGACTACTATAGCAGACTTCTGGCGTATGATTTCCGAACAGTGTATTTCCACGATAGTAATGCTGTCCGAT TTGAACGAGGGTCCTCGGAAGTGTCCACGGTACTGGCCAGACGATGACGCCGTCTACGACCACATAAGAGTCAGATACATTCAAAGCGAGAGCTGTCCTTATTACACTCGCCGCGAGTTCTGCGTTTCTAATACGAAGACCGACGAAAACGTCGTCGTGACACAATACCAGTACCATGGATGGCCGACAGTCGAGGGAGAAGTACCTGAAGTCACCCGCGGTCTCATAGAATTAGTGAACCAGACTCTGACAAGCGACACAGAGTCGAGCGGGTCGTTGGTCGTTCACTGTAGCTTTGGATCCGACAGGAGTTCTATGTTCGTCGCTCTTAGCATATTGGTGCAGCAGCTGCGGACCGAGAAACGCGTGGACATCTttacgacgacgaagaagctGCGCTCGCAAAGACACGGCATGATCAGCACTTTT gCACAATACGAGTTTCTCCATCGTGCTATAATGAATTACTCGGATCTGCACAATCTGGCTGACGACGAGCCAACGTCTTAA